The sequence TGTCCGAAGCCGCAACAAATCCGCCCCCTTTTGTACATCTGCGCGTTCACTCCGAGTTTTCGGTCGTGGACGGTATCGTGCGTATTTCCGACTTGATCAAGCGTGTGGCCAGAATGGGCCAGCCGGCAGTCGCCCTGACCGATCTTTCGAATATTTTCGGTCTGATCAAGTTCTATAAAAACGCCCGTGGCGCTGGGATCAAGCCCATCGCGGGGTGTGATGTCTGGCTCAGCAACGACGAAGACCGCGACAAGCCATTTCGCGCGTTGCTGCTGGTACGCAATCACCAAGGCTATCTCAACCTTTGCGAACTCCTGTCGCAATCGTTTCTGCTGAATCAGTACAAAGGCCGGGCCGAGTTGCGGCGTGAATGGCTGCAGGGACAGGAAGGGTTGATCGTGCTGTCTGGTGGGCGGGCCGGCGACATCGGCCATGCGTTGGACGCAGGCAATACGGTCGCCGCCCTGGCGCTGGCGCGCCAATGGGGGGAGATGTTCCCCGGCGCTTTCTACATCGAACTGCAGCGCGCCGGTATGGATGGCGACGAGGCGTATACCCAGGCAGCCATGCGGCTGGCCGCCGAAGCGGGGCTGCCGGTGGTGGCCACCCACCCGGTGCAGTTCCTGGACCGCGAAGAGTTCCAGGCTCACGAGGCGCGCGTATGTATCGCCGAGGGTGAAATCCTGGCCGATCCGCGCCGGGTCAAGCGTTTCACACCGCAGCAATATTTGCAAAGTTCGCAGGAGATGCAGGCCCGTTTTGCGGACGTGCCTTCGGCCCTTGCCAATACGATAGAGATTGCCAAACGCTGCAATCTGTCGCTGGTGCTGGGCAAGCCTCGGCTGCCCATCTTCCCCACCCCTGAGGGCGTGACCCTGGACGATTATCTCGTGCAGCTGTCCGAAGAGGGGCTGGAGAAGCGGCTGGCTTTTCTGTTTCCGGAGCAGGCCGAGCGGGACCGGCAGCGCGACACCTATTACGAGCGCCTGCGCTGGGAGTGCAAAACCATCATCCAGATGGGCTTTCCCGGTTACTTCCTGATCGTGCAGGACTTCATCAACTGGGGCAAGAACAACGGCGTGCCTGTGGGGCCGGGTCGGGGTTCGGGTGCGGGCTCGCTGGTGGCCTATGCCTTGGGGATCACCGATCTGGACCCCATTCGCTACGATTTGCTGTTCGAGCGCTTCCTGAATCCGGAGCGGGTATCCATGCCCGACTTCGATATCGACTTCTGCCAGGACAACCGCGAACGCGTCATCGAGTACGTCAAGACCAAGTATGGCCGCGCGGCTGTCAGCCAGATCGCCACGTTCGGTACCCTTGGCGCCAAGGCGGTCGTACGCGACGCCGGACGGGTGCTGGACATGCCTTATATGTTCTGCGATGGCCTGTCCAAGCTCATTCCTTTCAACCCGGCCGACCCCTGGTCGCTGGAGCGCACCCTCAAGGACGAACCGGCTTTCAAGGAACGCTACGAGCAGGAGGAAGAAGTCCGTGCGCTGGTGGACCTGGCGCGCCCGCTCGAAGGTCTGACTCGCAATATCGGCATGCATGCCGGCGGCGTGCTCATCGCACCGGGAAAGCTCACGGATTTTTGCCCGCTCTATTGCCAGCCTGGTCAGGAAAACAGCGCGGTATCGCAGTTCGACAAGGATGACGTCGAGGCTGCAGGTCTGGTGAAGTTCGACTTTCTGGGCCTGCGCAACCTGACCATTCTGGATTGGGCCGTGCGCTATGTGCGCCAGTTCAATGCCGACAAACGCGATTTCGACATCATGGCGTTGGCGTTGGATGACCCCGCCGCCTACAAGGTACTGTGCGACGCCAACACCACTGCCGTGTTTCAGCTTGAATCGCGCGGCATGAAGGAGTTGCTCAAGAAGTTGCGGCCCAACACCTTCGAAGACATCATCGCCATGCTGGCCTTGTACCGTCCGGGGCCGTTGGAGTCCGGCATGGTGGACGATTTCGTCAACCGCAAGCACGGTCGTGCGGCGGTGGATTATTTTCACCCGGATCTTGAAGGCACGCTAAAAAGCACCTACGGCGTCATCGTCTACCAAGAGCAGGTGATGCTGATCTCGCAGATCATCGGTGGCTATTCGCTGGGTGGCGCGGATCTGTTGCGCCGTGCCATGGGCAAGAAAAAGCCCGAGGAGATGGCCAAGCACCGCGAGCTGTTCCAGCAAGGCGCTCAAGAAAAAGGCCACGATCCGGACCTGGCGGTCAAACTGTTTGACCTGATGGAGAAATTCGCCGGCTACGGGTTTAACAAGTCCCATTCGGCCGCGTATGCCTTGATCGCTTATCAGACGGCTTGGCTCAAGGCTTATCACCCGGCCGAGTTTCTGGCTGCCACCTTGTCCTCCGACATGGATGACACCGACAAGGTGCAGATTTTCTGCCGCGACGCCCAGGACAATGGCGTCGAGGTGCTGCCGCCCGACGTCAATGCCTCGGGCTATCGGTTTGCCCCGGTCGAGGATGAACACACCGCTCATGGCAGGCCTCCACGCACCATGCGCTACGGCCTCGGGGCGGTCAAGGGAACCGGTCAGGGCGCGGTCGAAGAAATTCTGCGGGCGCGCCAGGAGGGCGGGCCTTTTGCGAATCTTTTCGATTTCTGCCGCCGTGTCAGCAAGCACGCCGTCAACCGCCGTACCATCGAGGCCCTGATCCGGGCCGGTGCCTTTGACACCATCGAATCCAATCGCGCCGCGATGCTGGCGTCGGTGGGCACCGCCATGGAGGCGGCCGAGCAGGCCGCTCGCAGCGTCAATCAGGCCTCGCTGTTTGGCGACGACAGCGGCGATGTCGTCGCCGGCGAGCTGGCCAAGGTGGCGCCCTGGAATCTGCACACGCGCTTGACCGAAGAGAAGGCTGCGCTGGGGTATTACTTCAGCGGCCACCTGTTCGACGCCTGGCGTGACGAGGTGCGCCGTATCGTGCCCATGCCGTTGGCGCGTATTGAGCCGCAACGCGACCTGCAATGGATGTGTGGCGTGCTCGCGGGCGTGCGCGTCATGATGACCCGCCGCGGAAAAATGGTGTTCGCCGTGCTCGACGACGGTACGGCACAGGTCGAGATATCGGTCTTCAACGAGCTTTTCGAGAAACATCGCAATCGCCTCAAAGAGGACCAACTGCTCATCGTGCAGGGCAAGGTCAGCAACGACGAGTACTCCGGCGGCATGCGCATCGTGGCAGAAAACCTGTTCGATCTGCAGTTGGCCCGCGAGGCGCGCGCCCGCGCCCTGCGCATCACGCTCAACGGCCAGGCGGATGCGGCACGCTTGCGGCAACTGCTCAATCCCTTCCGGGCCGAGCCGGAAAACGGCATTCCAGGCGTGCCCGTCGATGTTATCTACCGCAAGGATAATTTCCTGTGCACCGTGCGGTTGGGCCAAGAGTGGCGCGTGCGAATGGCAGACACCTTGCTGGAGAATCTCGCCCTCTGGGCCCAGCCCGACGGCGTGGAGGTCAGTTACTGATGCAGCCTCTGCGCATTGTTCATTCCGAGGCCGCCACCAGCTTCGGCGGCCAGGAAGGCCGGATATTCAAAGAAATGCATGCCATGCGCGCGCGCGGCCACCACATGGAGGCCATCGTGCAGCCCGATGCGCAGTTGGGTGAACGCCTGCGCGACGCGGGCTTTACCGTCCATACGCTGTACATGGACGGCCCGCTCAACTATGTAAAGGGCGTGCTGGCCATCCGTGCCCTTCTCAAGCGGGGCCGGTATGACGTCCTCAATACCCACAGCCGGCGCGATACGGTGATTGCCGCTGCCGCCGCGCGCCTGGCGGGTACGCCTCTTATTGTGCGCACGCGCCACCTGTCCAACAAAGTAGGCTCGCTCTGGAGTTACACGGGTTTGCCCCACCGCGTCACCACCGTCAGCGACCACGTGCGCGACGGCCTGATCGCTCGCGGCGTGCCACCGGCCCACATCGCGACGCTGTACTCGCCCATTGTTTTGCCGCCGCCGGTCGAACGATCGACCTTGCGTGGCGAGCTTGGCCTGGGCGATGACGATCTGATCGTCGGGTGCGTGGCCGTGATGCGCGCCAGCAAGGGCCACAAGGCCCTGATCGACGCGATGGTACCGCTATTGGTAAATCACCCACGCCTGCATCTGGTCTTTGTCGGTGGCGGGTCGCCCGTCTTCGAACAGACGCAGGCGTATATCGCCGAATTGAGCCTGTCGTCGCGGGTTCACCTCATGGGCATGCGGCGAGACGTCCCCAATCTGCTGGCGGGCTTCGATATCTTCGCCCTTGCCACGGAGCAGGAAGCCTCGGGCACGGTGTATGTCGAGGCCGAGGCCAGTGGTCTGCCTGTCGTGGGAACGAACGTCGGCGGCGTATCCGAAATGATGCGTGACGGCCAAACCGGTATTCTCGTCGCGCCCAAGGATGGGCAGGCCCTGACCGAAGCCCTGCGTCGCCTGATCGACGACGCGGCCCTGCGTCAACGCATGGGGCAGGCCGGCTGGCGTATGGTGCGTGAAGAAGGCGTTTTCTCCCCCGAACGGCTAGCCGAGAATACCGAGGCCGTCTACCGCAAATGGCTGACTGAACGCAAACGATGAAAAACGCGCCCAATGTTCCGGTGCTGATGTATCACCACATCACGCCGGCCGGCGGCATGATCGCCGCCACGCCCGAGGTCTTCGAGGCCCAGATCGCCGCGCTCGCTCGGGCCGGCTACCAGTCTTTGTCTGCCGATCAGTTCGCGGCGTATCTGGCCGGGGCGGCCGTGCCCGAGAAATCGGTGTTGATCACCTTCGACGATGGCTACTTGAACAACTGGGTGCATGCCCATCCCATTTTGGCGAAGCACGGCATGCGCGCCGTGATCTTCCTCATTACCGGTCTGATTGGCGATGGGCCTGCACGTGCATGTTCGGGGCAGGGATTGCCCCTGCCTGCCGACGTGGATCATGACGCTTCCAAGCGGCTGATCGCCGAGGGACGGGCCGATGAGGTGATGCTGCGCTGGAGCGAGGTCCAGGCCATGAGGCAGGCGGGCACGTTCGAGTTCCATTCTCACACGCACACCCATACGCGCTGGGACAAAGTCTGCGGTGCGGATCTGTCGGCCAACCGCCAGCATATCGCTCAGGAACTGGCCGATTCGCGCGCCACGCTCATACAGCGGCTGGGTAACGTGAGCGACCATCTCTGTTGGCCGCAAGGGTATTTCGACGTCGATTATGTGCAGGCCGCGCATGCTGCTGGCTTCCGTCACCTCTATACGACCGACCCTCTCGGGCAGAATCGCCCCGGCTCGAATCCGGCACATATCTACCGCTTTGCCGTGCGCAATCGCGCCGGCACATGGCTGACGCGGCGGATCTGGCAGTCCAGGGGGCCCGTGATCGGGCCGCTTTTCCACGCCTGGAAGGGCTTCAAGAAGCGCTTGAGGAGACGGGCATGACGCTGTCGGTCATCATCATCACCAAAAACGAGGCGGCCAACATTCTCGGTTGCCTGGAGTCCGTCGTCTTTGCCGATGAGTTCATCGTCGTCGACTCGGGCAGCACGGATAACACGGTCGAGTTGGCGCGCGACTTTGGCGCGCGGGTGGTCGTCACGGCGGACTGGCCGGGATTCGGCCCACAGAAGAACCGGGCCTTGGACCTGGCTACCGGAGACTGGGTCTTGTCCATAGACGCCGATGAGCGCGTCACGCCCGAACTGGCCCAAGCCATCCAGGCCGCCGTGCGGGACGGGCAGGTCCTGGCATGGGAGATGCCGCGCCTGTCGTGGTTCTGCGGTCGGTTTATCCGGCACAGCGGCTGGTGGCCCGATTACGTATTGCGCCTCTGGAAGCGCGGCGCCGCACGATTTACCGATGCTGCCGTGCATGAGAGAGCGGTCCCGGCAGACGGGCGTAGCGCCCGGCTCGGGCCGCATTTGCTGCACTACCCGTATCCGGATTTTGATTCGTTGATCAGCAAGATCAACCGTTACTCATCCGATGCGGCTGCGATGATGCATGCCAGGGACCGCCGCGCCAACGTCTTCACAGCCTTGGGTCATGGCTTCTGGACCTTCGTGCGTATTTATCTCATCCGGCGCGGGTTTCTCGACGGCCGGCATGGATTGGTGCTGGCAGCCACTGCGGCCGCCGGTAGTTTTTTCCGTTATGCCAAGCTGATGCTCAAGTCCGAGCCAGAGCCACCCAAGTGAAGATCCTCTATACCAATTTCCATCCGCGCAACGGGGGCGGGCACGTCACCTACATCATCAATCTGGCGCGCGGCCTGGCTGCGGACCACGACATTGTGGTGGCGACTCCGCCGACCAGCCGCCTGTATCGCTATGCGCAAAGCATAGAGCGGGTGCGGGTCGCACCCATGGACTTCACCACGCGACTGTCCTCTTGGTTTGCCGGCCGTCAGTGCCTGAAGCGGTTGATCCGGCAAGAAAAGTTCGACGTCATCCACTGCAATGGCAGCGCCGATCACAAGCTGGTCATGCTGGCCACGTTGGGGATGCGTCATCGGCCCCGCATCATTTTCACCAAGCACAACGATCATCCGCTGGCCAGCTTGGGCAACGCCGTGAGGGCGCGCTGGGCCACCGATCATGTCATCGCCGTAAGCGACTATGTACGCAAACTGGTGCAGGCCTCGCCCTATGGCCGCTTGCCGATCAGTACCATCCGCCATGGGGTCGACACCAATTTCTATGCCCCGCCTGCTCCCGGCAGTCAGGACAAGTTGCGGGCATTGTTCTTTGGCGAAGACTGGCATGGCAAACTGCTTCTGGGCAGCGCGGGCGGAACCGACTTCGACAAAGGTTGGCTGGATCTGGTCGATGCGGCGGGCAGCCTGCCGCCTGAGCTGCGGGGCAGGGTCCGCATCCTGGTGGCCGGCGATCCTCCCAACGACGTCAAACTGGCCCGCGTCCAGGCCGCGGGCATGCAAGAGCAGATGGTGTTTCCGGGATTGCTAGACGATGTTCGGGCGGCACTGGCCTCTTGCCATGTGGGCTTTGTGCTGTCTTACCGCGAAGCGCTGTCCTTTGCCTGTCGCGAAATGATGGCCATAGGCCGTCCGGTGCTGGCCAGTGACGCCGGCGGCTTGCCCGAGAACATCACGGTGGGGCGTGATGGCTGGATCGTGCCAGCCCGCGACGTGCCGGCAATCGCTGCGGCGTTGCGCGGGATGCTTGCCGATCCGGAAACCTTGCGCCGCATGGGGCTGGCCGCGCGCGAGAAGGCCGTACGTGAGTTCAATTTGCAGGATTTCGCTCGCGCCACCCTGGATGTCTACATACGAACGCTGGCCGAGCGCTGACGCATTTTCCCGATCTGAGGCAGGGCAGGCCCCTCTATAATCCGCCCATGAATCCAATTCCCATCCTCATGTACCACCAGATCGGCCAGCCCGCGCCCAGCGGCACGCCATATCGCGGCCTGACGGTGCATCCGGCGAGCTTTCGCCGCCAGATGACATGGATGCATCGGTTGGGCTATCGAGGCCTGTCCATGCGAGATCTCATGCCCTATCTGCGCGGCGAGAAAAACGGCAAGGTCTTCGGCGTGACCTTCGACGATGGCTATCGCAACGTGCTTGAAAATGCCGCGCCGGTGCTCGAAGCGCTGGGTTTTACTGGCACCAACTATTTCGTTGCGCACCAGATGAACGGCAGCAATGTATGGGACGCCGAAAAAGGCATTCCTTACTCGGGTTTGATGAGTGTCGACGAAATGCGTCAATGGCATGCCGCCGGCAACGAGGTCGGTTCGCACACGCTGGATCACGTGCATCTGCCGCAGCTCGGGGCCGAGGAGGCCCGCCGCCAGATCCGTCAGTCCAAGGAAGAGCTCGAGCAACTCGTCGGGGCGCCGGTGACGGCGTTTTGCTATCCCTATGGCGACCATGGGCCCGAACACATGGCCATGGCGCGCGAGGCTGGCTATGACAACGCCACGTTGACCGTGCGGGGCCTGGCCCGAGCGTCGGATGATCCTTTTGGACTGCCTCGGGTGACCGTCTCGCGCTCGACCCACCTGCTGCGTTTTCTGCAAAAAACCCTGACCCGCTATGAAGACCGCCGCCGGCGCTGAACGTCGGCTGCGCATCGCGTTGCTCGTCGACCGCTTTGGCAAAGGCTTTGGCGGCGCTGAAGCTTATGGCGTCGAACTCATGCGTGTTCTGTCAGAGCGGCATGACGTCAGCGTAGTCGCCCGTGAGTACGACAGCGATTTGCGACTGGCTTATCTGCCTGTACGGGCCAGCCCCCGGCTGCCCAGCTGGGTGCGGGTGCTCTACTTTGCCTGGTGTGCCTGGCGGTTGACCCGTGGAGGACGTTTCGACATCGTCCACTCCCACATGAATGGCTGGGCGGGCCAAGTACAGGTCATGCACGTGACGCCCGTGCGCTACAACCGCATGCATGGTGCGCCTGTCATTCGGCGGTTGGCGTCATGGCTGAGCCCCCGTTTGGCCACTTATCTTTGGCTCGAGCGCGCGCGCGTGGCGCAGGTTCCCGGCCGCCGCGTGGTGGCGGTCTCGCAGCTCATCGTCGAGCAGCTGCACGCCGCGTATGGTCCACGATTGCCCGTCAGCACCATCCTTCCGGGCGTTCACGCTGCGGCCCCGGCGGATGCCCAACGGCGGCAGGCCACGCGCCATGAGCTAGGGCTGGGAGCACAACAGACGATCTGCCTGCTGGTGGCGCGCAACCCTATGCGCAAGGGCCTACCTGCCTTGTTGTGTGCGCTGCCTGAACTGCCGCAGAGCTATCGACTGCTGGTCGTCGGGGCCGATGAGGCCGCGCGTAGCGCCGTCGTTGAAAGCGGTCTGGCGGCGCGGGTCAACCTGGTGGCGCCAACGCCGCAGGTCGACCGTTATTACGAGGCGGCTGACATCTATGTCCATCCGACACTGAACGACAGTTTCGGCATGGCGCCGTTGGAGGCCATGGCTCACAGATTACCCGTGGTGATCAGCCCGCCTACCTATTGTGGTTTTGCCCGTTACCTTGAAGACGGCATTCAGGCGCTCATCCTGGACGATCCGCGTGATGGGCCCGGCCTGGCACGCGCCATTGCACGGTTGGGTGAGGATGAGGCCTTGCGCGCACGCCTAGTGCTCAATGGGTTGGCGCTGGCCGAGCAACAAAGCTGGCAGGCTGTGGCGGCCCGCTACGAAGCGCTCTACGCAGGGATACTCGGCGAAAGACCGGCCGATGGCAAACGCTAGCCCGGCGCGGTCAGGCGCTCGGCCATAGCGAGCCAGTGCAACGCCTCTTGTCGGTTTTCCCCGCACATTTCACGCTCAGGCGGCAGCGACCCGCATACCCGTGGACGGTCGGGATGCCCGAAAATCCGACACCGCATCGCCTCATCGAGCTGGATACAGGGCACACCGGCTGGCTTGCCATCCGGCATGCCGGGAATGGGACTGGATATCGAGGGCGCAATACAGCAGGCAGCACATCCGGGGCGGCACTCCATAGCTACACCCAGCCGCGCAACCAATACACCAGCAGGCCCGCATACTCTTTGATAATGGAGCGGCTGGCGTCCAGCGCGCGCGTATCCGGAATCCAGGGGGTGATGCCGCTGCCTGCCGGCAGCACGATCTGGGGCGGCGCCGGCGCGGCAATGACTTCGACCCCTTGCTTGGAGAACGCGGCCATGGCCCGCGGCATGTGCAGGGCCGAGGTCACCAGCAGCACTTTGTCGATGTGGTTGGCGCGCAGCGTATCCTCGGTCAGGGCGGCGTTTTCATACGTGTTGCGGCTGGCGTTCTCCAGTACCAGTGCCGAGTCGGGCACGCCGTGTTGGCGCATGCGGTGCGCCATGCCCTGAGCCTCGCTCACGTTGCCTTCCAGCGCGCCGCCAGACAGCACGACTTTGGGCGCGCGCCCGGCCAGATACAGATCGGTGGCCACATCCACGCGCACCACTGCCGTTTCTTTCTCGTACGGGAGAAACCAATTGGCTCGCCCGTTGGCCGTGTTTCCACCCAGAACGACGATGGCGTCTGCGGTCGGGGCAGTCTGTGCGGCCAGATGGGGATAACGCTTCTCCAGCGCGCCTCCCAGCCAGAGGGATGTCACGGGCAAGGACCAGGCGAAAACCCAGATCAGCCCGGCCGCGATGAGCGTCGAGCCTGTTTTGCGCCAGCGCACCAGACAGAGCACCAGGCCCAGCACCACCAGGGTGAGGCAAAGGTTAAACGGAATGATGAGATTGGTCAGGTAACTATTGATCGTCATATCCAAACGTTGCTACGGGAGGCAGCCCTGCAGTTGCTCACGCGCGGTGGCCTCGACTTCGGCCAGGGTGGGCCAGACATCTTCGGCGCCCAGGCAGACTGCGCGAGCCGACCAGGGGCCGGTTCGTTCCCGGCGGGTTACGCCGAACAAGGCCAGTTCGCGGGCGCCGGCAGCCGCGGCGATGTGCGAGACGCCGGAATCATTGCATATCACCAGGCGGGCGCGGGTCGTCAGGCAGGCAAAGGCACCCAGTCCCAGTGGCGGCAGCAGCGTCGCCGTGGGTGCATTGCGGCGCGCCTCTTCAACTTCCGACGCAGGTGGGCACATTACCACGGTATACCCCATGCCCTGCAAGACTCGAGTCAAGGCGTCGAATTGCGGCCAGACCTTGACCTTGCCACGGTGCAGGCCCGTTGCCGTCGGGGCAATCAGCACGAAGGGCAGGTGGCTCAGGCCGGCTGCGGCCAACGCGGCCTCGCATTCATTGCGATGCCGTTCGGTCACGGGCAGGTCAAGCGAGGAGCCCGCCTCGGGGGCACCAACGGGCAGCCCCCAGGTCTGGAGGGCTGCCCGTGTAAGGTAATACCAGGATTGAACGGCATGCACGTCCTGGGCGGGCTTGTCCATTGGCCACCGGAGTAACAAACTGCGACCGTCATCGCGGTAGCCCGCGCTGGGCACCCCGGCCAGCCGAAACACGGCCGCGCTGGACAGGGAGTCCGGCAGCAGCAGGCCGCGGCTTGGGCCGTCGCGGTGACGTGCCACCGTGGCGCGGTCGCTGCGCCATTTGCCCGTCATGGGCAGAAACCCGGCCTTGGGCAGGCCGTCGAGCAGGTCACGTGCCCAGGGGCGGGCGCAGATGACCAGGGGCAGGCCGGTCTGTTGCAACAGGTGCAGGCTGGGCAAGCTCATGCAGACGTCGCCGACCCAATTGGGCACGCGGACATAGAGGGTGAATGGTGCGGACATAAAAAACCGATCACCCCGCAGGGTGGATATCATTCGAGAGAGCCGGTGTCGGCAGGTACAATCCCGCCATGATTGTATTAAAGCGAGTGCTTCCTTGACTTCTGGCGTACGTGACGCAACCGCCGGTAACGAACCGGTCAAAGCCGTGCTGTGGCAGCGCATCTACAGCCGGGTGGGCTCTTACTGGAAGGGGCTGCTGCTGGCCGTCTTGCTGATGGCGGGGGCGGCGGCAACGCAGCCGACACTGGCCGTCATCATGAAACCGCTGATCGATGGCGGTTTTGCCGGCGACAAACCACAATATATCTGGTCCGTGCCGCTGGCGGTGGTGGGCCTGATCTTCATCCGGGGTGTCTGCAATTTTTTCAGTGACTACCTGCTGGCCTGGGTGGCCAACAATGTGTTGCTGGGCATACGGCGCGAGATGTTCGACCGCCTGCTGGGGTTGCCGGACGCGGATTTCAAGCGCGGCGATACCGGGCGGCTGCTCAACCGCTTCACCATTGACGCCGGCAATGTCACAGGTTATGCCACGGATGTCATCACCGTCCTGGTGCGTGAAACCCTGGTCGTGATCTCGCTGGTCTGCGTCCTGCTGTATATGTCTTGGCTGCTGACGGTCATCATCCTGGTGGTGATGCCGATCTCGGTCTGGATCGCGCGAAGCTTCGCGCGCCGGCTGCGCCGCATCAACCGCGAAACCGTCAACATGAACGCTGAACTCACCCGCGTGGTGAGCGAAGGCATCGATGGCCAGCGCGTCATCAAACTGTTTGATGGTTATGACGCCGAGCGCGGTCGTTTTGCCTATGTCAATGCCCGGCTGCGCCGTTTTGCAATGCGTACCGCTGTGGCTGATGCTGCGTTGACGCCATTGACCCAGGTCTGCATTGCGATATCCGTCGGTGCTGTGATTGCCGTCGCGCTCGGCCAAGCCAACGCGGGCGCGCTCACCGCGGGTGCCTTTGCGGCCTTCATGAGCGCGTTGGCCCAGATCTTCG comes from Bordetella holmesii ATCC 51541 and encodes:
- a CDS encoding glycosyltransferase 9 family protein: MSLPSLHLLQQTGLPLVICARPWARDLLDGLPKAGFLPMTGKWRSDRATVARHRDGPSRGLLLPDSLSSAAVFRLAGVPSAGYRDDGRSLLLRWPMDKPAQDVHAVQSWYYLTRAALQTWGLPVGAPEAGSSLDLPVTERHRNECEAALAAAGLSHLPFVLIAPTATGLHRGKVKVWPQFDALTRVLQGMGYTVVMCPPASEVEEARRNAPTATLLPPLGLGAFACLTTRARLVICNDSGVSHIAAAAGARELALFGVTRRERTGPWSARAVCLGAEDVWPTLAEVEATAREQLQGCLP